CCTTAGTCGATTCATTTTTCCAGGTCCGGCCCCACCTCGAGCtgacttttgaaaatatattatcgCACATCAACACGGTGTACGTCTTGCGAACGAAAACTGGCGTGATGAAGGTCGAGGCTGCCGAGGAATTCTCGAACATGCGTCTTAAAGTGAGACTAAAACACGTTATGCTAACAGTGATTCGAGTGTTTGCACGGGGGAAACCGTTTCAGTGGAGATTGAGCGTTATAGGATTTCGGCGAATCAGTGCGAGAAACAGTCGGGAGTTCTCGCGGGTAACGAAGAGATAAAAGAGAATCGAATTCACCGCCTTGCGGCGGTCGTTTCAGGGTATATAGAAAAATTACTGAAACGGTAACGCCGAGTCGAATGCTAAATAATAAAGTCGAGTAATCGGAGTAATCGGCATTCGCTTTCGCTCGCAGGGCCAGATGCTTTACATCCCGGAAGCGGATCTGGTAACTTTCTTGTGCTACCCGAGCGTGATGAATCTCGACGATTTGACCAGGTAacagtaatatttatttatcttagGTCATTTCTCGAGACGGCGTATGAATAAATTGTGTGTGTAGAATTACGTCACCTTGTACCATACACGCGATTTGTCTCTTGCATGGCTCGTATAAAATTCCCCCAAACTTCTTCCTCCGCACGGCTTATAAGATTCTCTTCCCTTATTTTATCTTCGCGCacgcacattttttttttttttttcttctatcatTCTTTTTCCCTCATATCTTTCACACCCGGCTCGTTCCCTCGCAGGCTTTAAATCGCCAATAAATCGCTGCGTTGCACCGAATCCGGAAGGTATAACCTTCTCCGAAACGTCCAATAAATTTTCCCGGATATCACCACATCCCGTTACGTTCATCTCTCGATTAAACACGCATCAATTAAACCCTCCTTAGTCTGATTTCACCTGGCCCTTGTTCCTCACGTAAGCCAAATCACGCAAAGCCTTGAAATAGGCAAACGTCTGTTCATTCGAGTTACAGTCCGTTGAACCAGTCGCTGGTCTGTAATACGCTCAACTTGAAACTATATTACCTTTGCTCAATTTTCTCCAGTCTTCTCGGCAATTGAGGAATCTAGTCTTGCCCGTCAGTCgaggtagaaaaattttttcgcccCTTTAAATtggtttcacaaaaaaaattttatttttaccaccgtataaaatccctcgcgcaGCAGTAAATATATcccgagtgaaatttttttaccatcagTTTTGCTGGTACAAGTTGTCTGAAAATCCCTTCCACCGtccatttttttccactttctttttattccttcactttttacgtttcttcttctgcttATATTTCGCATGAATTTCAGCTTACGAATTTGAGCGATATAAAAATGAAGGGGGCTGCCGAGAGAAAAAGGGAGGGCGAATTTGTCACGTAATATCAGGAGGGGTGGAAGTCTACGTGACGGAGTGCGATACGGTAGTGAGTGGGGCGAAAGGGGGTTGAAAATGGGAGAAAACAGCTTGACGAACCTTTTTATTGGTTTCTGGAATCTCGTCATCGCTCCCTCAAACTTTCTGCCTTTCGCGAATATCCATTTTCTCCTATATTTCTTACTTTTCGAACGAGAGATTGGCCCGCGAAGCCTCACGCGCTTATTTTACGTCTCAGCAGTCGTGAACGTAACTGTGAAGGTATTTACCTCGAGCCCCTCACGACGCATAACTCACTCTGAGATATGTCGTTTAATTCCATTGTTTCTACGGGGTGAAGTGCCCCTCTGTCGACTCGCGAGAGCTTGTAACTCCCCTTACCTACCCCTCTTTTCCacccttcctctctctctctctcttattctCGTCTTCTCCTTCTCTATCGATCCCTCCTTGCAGTGCAAGAAACGCCTTTGTTTCACTCGTTTCTTTCCAGGGGGCGACTTTTAGTGCAGAAGGAAACGAGCCCCGTATCAGCCTTCGGGCTACAGCGAGAAATACTTGCCTCTGACACGCGATGTTCAGCCGATTTTCACCGCGGCGGCTGTTTCAGGGCAGGAATTTCGCCCCGAGCCGAACCGTGAATTTTCATCCCTTCGATGCCCGGCAAAAATCTGTCGAGGACAAATCGGGCGGTTCCGACAACTTGCCCCTTTTCTTCCACCCCGTATCTTCAAATCGATTGTTTGCGGCTGCACTTTCCTACAGGAACGTTTCGGCAAGCTTCTCGAACATTCTCACCCCTGATAAAGTCTCTTATCTCCCTCGGCGACCCgcgagaaatgaaatatgcTTCGCCGGCCATGACCGGGTTTTAAGGCAAATCTCTACCCTCGAGATAGTTTTCCCTCCACTTTGTGCACCCGTTTACACTGTACAGGTTATGCACACATATacgcttctttttttctttttcttcctcgccTTTTGTCCCTACCGAGTAATTTCTCCGGCACTGGTAGTTTTCTCTGGAGGGATTTGTAATTAGTGTCTCGGTAcgcaattattatcaaattaccTCGCAGGTCTCGTCAAACAGACGCAATTGTTCTCATCTCATTAATCTGTGTTATGCCTTAGTTTGCATGTGTTTTCTGCATTATTCAGGTCTCTCTGAATAATTCGCGAGTCGGGGATGACTCGAGTTTCCTCAACGCCTCCTACCAtccacaaaaagaaaaaaaaaaatcaccgctTCTAAGGAAGATCATTTTTTCCAAACGACTCTGCGAACAAAAAAAGCCAGGGAACCGAACTTCGTCTTGAGACAAATTCTATATAACCACGAAGTTGAATTATCTTATTTGTTCGTCTGTTTTCATCCCAGAGCACATTGCAGTGACGCAGATCTGATTTCGTAgtaaaagtttctttttttgctccaTGTTTTTTCCATCTCTCAAGTCTCTCTCCACTACGAAATGGGTCAAAGAATCGAGCGAAAAACAACGCCGTAGTCGTAccgtgaagaattttttcgtcCTCCCCCTCcatatatacctacgtatatcAATCCTTTATGGATATTCGATGACGATTTTATCGTACCTCGACGGGACAGACAGACGCCGGTTTCACCCTAACCGTCGAACTTCACCCCTACCAAAGCGAACATTATCTCTTCACGTCTCGCGATAGTAGCTGTAGACGGTTTTTTTCGATGGGTCACCCGTGCAAGTGATTTGCTCGAGAACTCGCCTTGTTCCTTTAGGCGCGGACTCTATCTCAGCGACATTCCCCTTCACGATGCGACCCGGGATCTCGTCCTGATGTCCGAGCAGTTCGAGGCCGACTACAAGCTCACCAGGAACCTCGAACTACTGACGGACAAGCTTCAGCAGACCTACCGCGAGCTGGACGGCGAGAAGCAGAAGACCGACAGGTGAGAAGTTCTCAAGGATTCGAATCGTTACATGGTTTCTCATTGCTTTCGCCCCCTTTGCGACAGGCTCCTCTACTCCGTACTTCCGATATCGGTGGCGAGCGAATTGCGCCACTCGCGACCAGTTCCGGCGAAAAAATACGACTGCGTGACGCTACTGTTCTCAGGAATCGTTGGGTTCGGTGCCTACTGCGCTGCCCACACGGATTCCAGCGGCGCGATGAAGATCGTAAACATGCTGAACCAACTCTACATCGCCTTCGACGTGCTCACGGACCCGAAGAAAAACCCAAACGTCTACAAGGTGCGATTACCACTTGTGAAAAATGCCGGCTTTATTACGGTACGGTAACTTGTTAAAAttattgttgccgcggaaaCTTTACAGCGTCCGCGATTAAAGGCAACGTGCTCTAATTGATGCATTTAACTACATACTCTGAGGAACGGATGCCGAGACCGATGTGCCGAACCAGTCGCGTTGATGCGAGACCGGCAAATTAACCACTTACTGCCAGCAACGTAACACGCGGCTGTTTCTGCCACTTGGTATTGAGGCGACCGTACCTGCGTCGATATAACTCCACTCGTCAATGGTGCTCGTGGTACTCATTCGCTGATTGGGTACAGTAATCGAAGCATGTCTCGGTTACCAATCGTCACGCGGTTGAATCGAAGGGTTCGATAGAGAAGCGGGgggaattattataaaaggCTTCCATTCTACCGGGGTTTCATTGACATGGCAAAATTCCACGGTACTTCTCAGCGCTGTTTTCTCATTCATCCCAATCGACCTTGCACCGAAATGTGTAATAACGAAAGCTGCGACGCTCATTCCCAACCTGTTCAATGCCTCCGTCAGGTGGAGACTGTCGGTGACAAGTATATGGCAGTCAGTGGTTTGCCAGAGCCATGTCGAAGCCACGCTCGCTGCATCGCCAGGCTGGCCCTGGACATGATGGATCTGGCAGCGGACGAAGTTCAAATCGACGGGGAGCCGGTGGTGAgcattttctgtttttattatcatcgtttCCAAAGCGCGGGCGGCAACCCGTTGAAATATTCATTTGGCTGTCGCTCGAAGAAGAGCCACCTCGACGATCAGATCGTTCTAAGATACGGATTTCATTTCCGTATATTTTCTTACCGCCGTCAAAGTTTCTCCTCTGGCTCCTATTTATTTGCATTACAGAAGTCTCGCCCATCGAGTTTCTGTGAATTCCGATAGATCGGAACTTGATGTATGATCGCAAGTTCCTTCGTAACCTTTACACTCAATTCATAAGGTTTTGTGCTCGATTATGATTAACGGTTATGATTTGAGGGTAGTTAAAGTTGGCTCACTGCAATAGTCGCGTCTTTCGTAGAGTTATCGACTTTTCACTTTCCTTGTCAACGTGTTTCTCAAGTTTCGCACAAAAATTCCTGTTCGCCAAAGAGAACAGgtgtttttttatcttcaaaaacCAATCAATTATTTCGTAGATCAGGGTTTATTGATCGGTTgacataaaaatataaaggaAAAACAGTGAAAACAGTTAAATCATGAATCGGAAAgcttttttgtaattattgtaGCGAAACTCTCAAGTCCAGAACGAAAGATTGCGAATGAGTTTTCGAGGTAAATGAAGTGTATTTTCAGAAGCCTAAAAGTCCGACGAGGGGAAAAAGGCTTTGATCAAGCAATTAAAATCTTGAATACATAACGGACGATAAGTCGGGCATCCTGCCGAGTTTAAAAGTCCGCTTGTTATTAGCAGCCCCCGCGGTAGTATAGCTGTAGCGGTAGGAGAAAAGAGCCGAATGAAAAACGATTGTTCAATTTGCAGAAAATTACAATTGGGATTCACAGCGGGGAAGTCGTCACCGGTGTAATTGGGCATCGAATGCCGAGGTACTGTCTCTTCGGTAATACCGTTAACCTGACCAGTCGGACCGAGACTACTGGGGAACCGGGAAAAATCAACGTGTCGGAGGATGCATACAGGTATGTACGACGAACATCGAATTCACTCAGTGACACTCACACCCGCTAATTGGCAGGCTTTTCCAAATCAATGAATCCAGGGCGCGGATTGTTCCGCGTGATGAATAACCACGGgtgataatttattatcaaatccCACGGTACACACGGCTCGGCGGagtacaataatttattcataaaacTAGAGTGTTCCCGACACGATCCGCGCCTCATCTCCGCCAAACAATGCTGATCCCTCGATCAGGAATTCCAACTGTCAGTCGGCGAGCAGGTCCAGGTACTCCCGGAGGGACTGGGGTATCCTAAGTTCCTTAATCCCGTGGGGGAGGGCCCAGTTGTCGAAGAGCGACTGTCGCACCCGGCATCTGCAAAGGTGTTTCAGCTCGGGTGGAGAGACGCCGCTTCGTTCGGGGGGCACCAGATTACTCTCGACGAATTTCGGGTATTGATCGTAGAGCGGAACCGTCTCCACCCCGCTCCGATCGGCGATGTGACTCGGGGTGTTGACCCTGACCAGAGGTACCGTCCGCAGAAGCACCCTCAGACAGGCGACCAACTGAGGCGGATATTGACCGGGCTCCACTTCCAGCTCCGAGAATTTGTTCAGGACCATTTCCAGCGGGGACGGTGATAATCCGTCGGCGAAACTCGACGCTCCGTACCTGAGGAGAAGCAGCAAAATGTCCGGACTTCCGAGCTGGATGACCACCCGGATGGGGATAGCCTGCCCGTAGGACTCCATTGGGACGTCGACGAAACGGCACTTGCCGGTGGAAGCTGGGCTCGAGTAGAGGAGCCGGCCGGAGTTGGCGTGATCCATGAAATAGATCAAGGCCCTGATGTTCTCTT
This genomic stretch from Neodiprion pinetum isolate iyNeoPine1 chromosome 6, iyNeoPine1.2, whole genome shotgun sequence harbors:
- the stops gene encoding uncharacterized protein stops, translating into MEVVIDCYFDQIFSEMERSSLLSRYKRRALVNYFTAIIQGCAKGEELENTEVCERAVLAALRYHNLTLVENGSICLLGKFHNVLYVAMKLCFDWELRNNEIVSRLLNDIFYCEKTFERIFVGAIFGTRVTHFLSGWKSDFEDREENIRALIYFMDHANSGRLLYSSPASTGKCRFVDVPMESYGQAIPIRVVIQLGSPDILLLLLRYGASSFADGLSPSPLEMVLNKFSELEVEPGQYPPQLVACLRVLLRTVPLVRVNTPSHIADRSGVETVPLYDQYPKFVESNLVPPERSGVSPPELKHLCRCRVRQSLFDNWALPHGIKELRIPQSLREYLDLLAD